The following coding sequences are from one Treponema bryantii window:
- a CDS encoding CDP-glycerol glycerophosphotransferase family protein, with product MILPLYIDPGTGSMLFSILIGAAATLFFLSKAMLLKLKVIFAGKKGVQEDKAYKKYVIYCEDKRYWTVFQPVIEEFEKRKIEITYYTGSKDDAVFDKNYEFIKAEYIGTGNVAYAKLNMLSAGIVLMTTPGIQVYQLKRSKNVKHYSHIFHSCTDSTMYRLFGLDYFDSVLMTGDYQADDIRLLESQRNLPAKELVTVGCTYLDVLKEKMESIPSEENHKFTVLVSPSWGKSALLGLYGEKLLDPLAKSGMRIIIRPHPQSRISEKDMLDRLHERYKDYENIEWDNERDNIYSLKKADIMLSDFSGIVYDYTFLCDKPVMYANSEMDLLPYDIYDTGHEPWAVTTLQKIGIPIQEKDFENIAEVIKNASDSPELAKLRAHYKSEAWQHIGEAGKLTADYMINKMSSFESTNN from the coding sequence ATGATTCTGCCACTATATATAGACCCTGGTACAGGAAGTATGCTGTTTTCAATACTTATTGGAGCAGCAGCTACACTCTTTTTCTTATCAAAAGCTATGTTACTTAAATTAAAAGTAATTTTTGCAGGTAAGAAAGGCGTACAGGAAGATAAAGCATATAAGAAATATGTAATTTATTGTGAAGACAAACGCTATTGGACAGTTTTCCAGCCAGTAATTGAAGAGTTTGAAAAACGTAAAATTGAGATTACATATTATACCGGTTCTAAAGATGATGCTGTATTCGATAAGAATTATGAATTCATAAAAGCAGAATATATTGGTACAGGTAATGTAGCTTATGCAAAACTGAATATGCTTTCTGCAGGTATTGTTCTTATGACAACTCCTGGTATTCAGGTATATCAGCTTAAGCGCAGTAAAAATGTTAAACATTACAGTCATATTTTCCATTCCTGCACAGACTCTACAATGTACCGTCTTTTTGGTCTTGATTACTTTGATTCCGTTCTGATGACTGGAGATTACCAGGCTGATGATATCAGACTTCTTGAAAGTCAGAGAAACTTACCAGCTAAAGAATTAGTAACTGTAGGTTGTACCTATCTGGATGTTCTTAAAGAAAAAATGGAATCTATTCCATCTGAAGAAAATCATAAATTTACTGTTCTTGTTTCACCATCATGGGGAAAAAGTGCACTTCTTGGACTCTATGGTGAAAAACTTCTTGATCCACTTGCAAAGAGCGGAATGAGAATTATTATCCGCCCTCACCCACAATCTCGTATTTCTGAAAAAGATATGCTTGATCGTCTTCATGAACGCTATAAGGATTACGAAAACATTGAATGGGATAACGAGCGTGATAATATCTACTCTTTGAAAAAAGCTGATATTATGCTTTCAGACTTCTCAGGAATTGTATATGACTATACCTTCCTTTGTGACAAGCCTGTTATGTATGCAAACTCTGAAATGGATTTGCTTCCATATGATATTTATGATACTGGTCATGAACCTTGGGCTGTAACAACATTACAGAAGATTGGTATACCAATTCAGGAAAAAGACTTTGAAAATATTGCAGAAGTAATAAAAAATGCTTCTGACAGCCCTGAACTTGCTAAGCTCAGAGCTCATTATAAATCAGAAGCATGGCAGCATATTGGTGAAGCTGGTAAATTAACAGCTGACTATATGATTAATAAAATGTCTTCTTTCGAAAGCACTAATAATTAA
- a CDS encoding aminotransferase class I/II-fold pyridoxal phosphate-dependent enzyme codes for MTEQEFDYIMAVRRKEDTTGFNKDTILSCTKAGWVKNNKVTNDGIEALAPYKVDNAIIMAAGRSRRCMPLSNYLPKGLFEIKGDTMVERQIKQLHDAGIKEIVLVVGYLKERYYEMAKKYPELIVIDNTEWEEKNNMSSLYAAKDYIKASYICCSDNWFAHNVYRDYVYDSYYGCLYSDEFCNEYCVKGLDDRGYMTEVKKGGEKAWYTIGEAFFSKSFSAKFVDLMVKEYYDPDMKYMLWDDFQIKHITELLMKIKRYDDSECKEFDTTDDILQFYPNFKEFIDQFFQEDELINSTQRISYLSNYSDTKQYSVVATEQLTGRMHVNENLFGPSPKCLEVLHNAKMEDLYLYDLTREDELAIEVSKVTEIPTDSIFIHSGSSDVIKTIMTIVLNKDDTVLISNPAWNYYKSVCELRHAKAAYYDVVPGKDSYEFDIKNLLSEAKKTKPRIIVITTPHNPTGAVISRNDLEKIIKENPSSLIIVDEAYLGLSTVTYDAKYLLSSYNNVVFCRTFSKLYGLAGIRMGYGLCTPMAKQVFKLDLNPFRVSNIGRKVCIAALRDTEYYSNLTKTIIKLKDDFISEINKIKGIKAYKSAANFIFIRFNENLGEKDKEIDVQALKDYLSSNGFLTRLWTEGSHLSMRITVAPQPDMDKVLELIKDFVSK; via the coding sequence ATGACAGAACAAGAATTTGATTACATCATGGCAGTACGCCGTAAAGAAGATACAACAGGATTCAATAAAGATACTATCTTAAGCTGTACAAAAGCCGGATGGGTAAAAAACAATAAAGTTACTAATGACGGTATAGAAGCTCTGGCTCCATATAAAGTTGACAATGCTATTATTATGGCTGCAGGCCGAAGTCGCCGTTGTATGCCGCTTTCTAACTACCTTCCAAAAGGTTTGTTTGAAATTAAAGGCGATACAATGGTAGAACGCCAGATTAAACAGCTTCATGATGCTGGAATTAAAGAGATTGTACTTGTAGTTGGATATCTTAAAGAACGATACTACGAGATGGCAAAAAAATATCCTGAGCTTATTGTAATTGATAACACAGAATGGGAAGAAAAGAACAACATGTCTTCCCTTTATGCTGCTAAGGATTATATCAAAGCAAGTTATATCTGCTGTTCAGATAACTGGTTTGCTCATAACGTTTATCGTGACTATGTTTATGATTCTTATTACGGATGTCTTTATTCAGATGAGTTCTGTAATGAATATTGTGTAAAAGGTCTTGATGATCGTGGATATATGACTGAAGTAAAGAAAGGTGGAGAAAAAGCCTGGTATACAATCGGCGAAGCATTCTTCTCAAAATCTTTCAGTGCTAAATTTGTAGACCTCATGGTAAAGGAATATTACGATCCAGATATGAAGTATATGCTTTGGGATGATTTCCAGATTAAGCATATTACTGAACTTTTAATGAAGATTAAACGCTATGATGATTCTGAATGTAAAGAATTTGATACAACTGATGATATTCTTCAGTTCTACCCTAACTTCAAGGAATTTATCGATCAGTTTTTTCAAGAAGATGAACTGATTAACTCAACACAGCGTATTTCATATCTTTCAAATTATTCTGATACTAAACAGTATTCTGTTGTTGCTACAGAACAACTTACAGGCCGTATGCATGTAAACGAGAACCTTTTTGGACCTAGTCCAAAGTGTCTTGAAGTTCTTCATAATGCAAAAATGGAAGATTTGTATTTATACGATCTTACCCGTGAAGATGAACTTGCAATTGAAGTTTCAAAAGTAACAGAGATTCCTACTGATTCTATTTTTATCCATTCAGGAAGTTCTGATGTTATAAAAACAATCATGACAATTGTTTTGAATAAGGATGATACAGTACTTATTTCAAATCCTGCATGGAATTACTATAAATCAGTTTGTGAATTACGCCATGCTAAGGCTGCTTATTATGATGTTGTTCCTGGTAAAGATTCTTACGAATTTGATATTAAGAATCTTCTTTCAGAAGCTAAGAAAACAAAACCAAGAATCATTGTTATTACAACACCTCACAATCCAACTGGAGCTGTAATTTCTAGAAATGATCTTGAGAAGATTATTAAAGAAAATCCATCTTCACTGATTATTGTTGATGAAGCATATCTTGGACTTTCTACAGTAACTTATGATGCTAAATATCTTTTAAGTTCATATAACAACGTTGTATTCTGCAGAACCTTCTCTAAACTTTATGGTCTTGCAGGTATTCGTATGGGTTACGGTTTGTGTACTCCAATGGCTAAGCAGGTTTTCAAGCTTGACTTGAATCCTTTCCGTGTTTCTAACATTGGACGCAAGGTTTGTATTGCTGCCCTTCGAGACACAGAATATTATTCAAATCTTACCAAAACAATCATAAAACTTAAGGATGACTTTATTTCTGAAATCAATAAAATTAAGGGAATTAAAGCTTATAAATCTGCTGCAAACTTTATCTTTATCCGATTTAATGAAAATCTTGGAGAAAAAGATAAAGAAATTGATGTACAAGCTCTTAAAGATTATCTTTCTTCTAACGGATTCCTTACACGTCTCTGGACAGAAGGAAGCCATCTTTCCATGAGAATTACTGTTGCACCACAGCCAGATATGGATAAAGTTTTAGAACTAATTAAGGACTTTGTATCAAAATGA
- the yidC gene encoding membrane protein insertase YidC, whose translation MNLANILYTVILYPIVQLIEISYKTFDKLFDNTGIAILGVSLTVTLLCLPLYIVAEKWQQIERDTQTKLKPGIERIKKAFKGDEQYMILSTYYKQNHYHPMMALRSSFGLLIQIPFFMAAYSCLSKMPALQGQSFLFIRDMGQQDAIFKIGSFPVNILPIAMTIINIIAGAIYTKGFPIKEKFQIYGMALIFLILLYSSPAGLVLYWTMNNIFSLIKNIFYKLKNPIKVLYYLMVAGCLFVVIFVLFIYDGGASPKKRMAAALPMLLLIGIPVYLKGINWLLNKPLSNLVEEKTKRFRLFLFSALGLCVLTGLVLPTNLISSSVQEFSNIENYTSPTNFLHAPFWQSMGLFVIWPLCIYFLFNKKIQTIIATIFSIMLVGFSINAFAFSGNYGSMDITLKFIGGIEAQSKFFIILNLFVNILIITLIPFILSRKKNSIFTSLILITFASFSLFGIINISKIKKEYKAFEAARIANSNTKESDFATKFHLSKTEKNVIIIMQDRAESSFFPYILKDFPELNEKLSGFTFYPNTISFNGHTFMGSPGVYGGYEYTPFEMNKRDTELLKNKHNESLLLLPLIFTEQKNYTATVSDLSWGNYSYVADLSFMENYPKISAYTLNGRYTGELKKRLKTTNQLSLIQSANRNLFWVSLFRESAAVLRPVVYYKGSWWGAEGAVDMDSFLDWYSAEYFLPEITDFNSNTGNLIVITNEATHSNEDISYLDITKKIDHSIHFHSSYDINTACLFKIADFADYLKENDAYDNTKIIIVADHGIGYGNTSDENYNNPRVDGKYRKDHLNPLLLVKDFNSTGPIKTDMSFMTNADTPTIACEGVIDNPINPFTGKQINSDAKKDGVLITIDNIFMPHHSKSSYTFTVKPESWYKVKDNIFVDENWTQATDLLN comes from the coding sequence ATGAATCTTGCAAATATTTTATATACTGTTATTCTTTACCCGATTGTTCAATTAATCGAAATTTCTTATAAAACTTTTGATAAACTTTTTGACAATACTGGCATTGCTATTCTCGGAGTTAGTCTTACAGTTACACTGCTCTGTCTTCCACTTTATATTGTTGCAGAAAAATGGCAGCAAATAGAACGTGATACACAGACAAAACTAAAACCAGGAATTGAACGAATCAAAAAAGCATTTAAAGGTGATGAACAATACATGATTCTTTCAACTTATTATAAGCAGAATCATTATCACCCTATGATGGCACTTCGTTCCAGTTTTGGTCTTTTAATTCAAATTCCATTTTTTATGGCTGCATATTCTTGTCTTTCCAAAATGCCAGCTTTACAAGGTCAGTCATTTCTTTTTATCCGTGACATGGGACAACAAGATGCTATCTTTAAGATAGGTTCATTCCCTGTTAATATTCTTCCTATTGCAATGACAATTATAAATATTATTGCCGGAGCAATTTATACAAAAGGATTTCCTATTAAAGAAAAATTCCAGATTTATGGAATGGCTTTAATTTTCCTTATACTCTTATATTCAAGTCCAGCAGGTCTGGTTCTTTACTGGACAATGAATAACATTTTCAGTCTTATAAAGAATATTTTTTATAAACTAAAAAATCCAATTAAAGTTCTTTATTATTTGATGGTTGCAGGCTGTTTATTTGTAGTCATTTTTGTTTTATTTATATATGATGGCGGAGCTTCACCTAAAAAACGCATGGCAGCAGCGCTACCTATGCTGCTTTTAATTGGTATTCCAGTTTATTTAAAGGGTATAAACTGGCTTTTAAATAAACCTCTTTCAAATCTTGTAGAAGAAAAAACTAAACGTTTCCGATTGTTTTTATTTTCTGCACTTGGACTTTGTGTATTAACTGGTCTTGTATTACCAACTAACCTGATATCTTCTTCTGTTCAGGAATTTTCAAATATCGAAAATTATACTTCTCCAACAAATTTCCTACATGCCCCTTTCTGGCAGAGCATGGGACTTTTTGTTATATGGCCTCTTTGTATTTATTTTCTATTTAATAAAAAAATCCAGACTATAATTGCTACCATTTTTTCAATTATGCTTGTAGGCTTTTCAATTAATGCATTTGCATTCTCCGGTAATTATGGTTCAATGGATATTACTTTAAAATTCATAGGTGGAATTGAAGCTCAATCAAAGTTTTTTATCATATTAAATCTTTTTGTAAATATTCTTATTATTACCCTTATTCCTTTTATTCTTTCTCGTAAAAAGAATTCTATTTTTACAAGTTTAATACTTATTACTTTTGCTTCATTTTCGCTTTTTGGAATTATCAATATATCAAAAATAAAAAAAGAATATAAAGCCTTCGAAGCAGCACGAATTGCAAATTCAAATACAAAAGAATCTGATTTTGCAACTAAATTCCACCTCTCAAAAACTGAAAAAAATGTAATTATTATAATGCAGGATCGAGCAGAAAGTTCTTTCTTCCCATATATATTAAAAGATTTTCCAGAACTAAATGAAAAACTCAGTGGCTTTACTTTCTATCCTAATACAATTTCATTTAATGGACATACTTTCATGGGAAGCCCTGGAGTTTATGGTGGTTATGAATATACTCCTTTTGAAATGAATAAACGAGATACTGAATTATTAAAGAATAAACATAATGAATCACTTCTTCTTTTACCATTGATTTTTACAGAACAAAAAAACTATACTGCTACAGTTTCTGACTTGTCATGGGGTAATTATAGTTATGTAGCTGATTTAAGTTTTATGGAGAATTACCCTAAAATTTCAGCATATACTCTAAATGGACGATATACTGGAGAACTAAAAAAACGATTAAAAACGACAAATCAACTTTCGCTTATTCAAAGTGCAAACAGAAATCTCTTCTGGGTAAGTTTATTCCGTGAATCGGCAGCAGTTTTACGACCAGTTGTATATTATAAAGGTTCCTGGTGGGGAGCAGAAGGTGCCGTTGATATGGATTCTTTCCTTGACTGGTACAGTGCTGAATATTTCTTACCAGAAATAACTGATTTCAATTCAAATACTGGTAATTTAATTGTAATTACTAATGAAGCAACTCATTCAAATGAAGATATTTCTTATCTGGATATTACAAAAAAAATTGATCACTCAATTCATTTTCATTCATCATATGATATTAATACAGCATGTTTATTTAAGATTGCAGATTTTGCAGACTATCTAAAAGAAAATGATGCCTATGATAACACAAAAATTATTATAGTTGCTGATCACGGAATTGGATATGGAAATACCTCAGATGAAAATTATAATAATCCACGAGTAGACGGTAAGTATAGAAAAGATCATCTTAATCCATTACTACTTGTAAAAGATTTTAATTCAACAGGTCCTATAAAAACTGATATGTCTTTTATGACAAATGCAGATACACCAACCATAGCATGTGAAGGTGTTATTGATAATCCAATAAATCCTTTTACTGGAAAACAGATTAACTCAGATGCAAAGAAAGATGGAGTTCTAATCACTATTGATAACATTTTTATGCCACATCACAGCAAAAGTTCTTATACCTTTACTGTTAAACCAGAATCTTGGTATAAAGTAAAAGATAATATTTTTGTTGATGAAAATTGGACACAAGCGACAGATTTATTGAATTAA
- a CDS encoding glycosyltransferase family 1 protein, with product MKYLINSNFLCRNLTGIERFAFEICKRLDKLLTSNDYIGIIIPSNAKTVPQFQNIKIIKSDKQLKSFPLWDLFQFACWCKRFQATGINFSNTAPLGRNCGISFIHDIYAKQYPQDFCSIKEKLVRLYSCFNYRNIVHNAKKVLTVSDFSKEQIQKIYKTIKLNIEVIPNGWEHFRDVKYESLADSDGFLTPGTFYFTLGSLQKRKNLGWIAKYAVDHPEEKFAISGKAVSGFVSGDIAVLKNLPNVKLLGYVTDSQVKWLMKNCKAFIFPSYYEGFGIPPLEALSVGAKIIIANAASLPEIYKNSAVYINPYDSNCNLENLLTNLPSDYNYKVAEVLNNYTYDKAAQKLYNILQNNLQEF from the coding sequence ATGAAATATCTTATTAATTCTAATTTCTTATGTAGGAATCTAACAGGAATTGAACGCTTTGCTTTTGAAATATGTAAACGATTAGATAAACTATTAACTTCAAATGATTATATAGGAATTATTATTCCATCAAACGCAAAAACAGTTCCTCAATTTCAAAATATAAAAATAATAAAATCTGATAAACAACTTAAAAGTTTTCCACTTTGGGATTTATTCCAATTTGCATGCTGGTGTAAACGATTTCAGGCAACTGGAATTAATTTTAGTAACACTGCCCCACTTGGGCGCAATTGTGGAATCAGTTTTATACACGATATATATGCAAAGCAATATCCACAAGATTTTTGTTCTATAAAAGAAAAACTTGTGCGTTTATACAGTTGTTTTAATTACAGAAACATTGTTCATAATGCCAAAAAAGTTCTTACAGTTTCAGATTTTTCAAAAGAACAAATTCAAAAGATATATAAAACAATAAAACTAAATATAGAAGTAATCCCGAATGGCTGGGAACATTTTCGAGATGTAAAATATGAATCTCTTGCAGATTCGGATGGCTTTTTAACTCCCGGAACTTTTTATTTTACTCTTGGTTCTCTTCAGAAACGTAAAAATCTTGGTTGGATAGCAAAGTACGCAGTCGATCATCCGGAAGAAAAATTTGCAATAAGCGGAAAGGCTGTTTCTGGCTTTGTTAGTGGAGATATTGCAGTTTTAAAGAATCTTCCAAACGTAAAACTCTTAGGATATGTTACAGATTCTCAAGTCAAATGGCTTATGAAAAACTGTAAAGCATTCATTTTTCCAAGCTATTATGAAGGTTTTGGAATTCCTCCTCTGGAAGCACTTTCTGTAGGTGCAAAAATTATAATTGCTAACGCAGCAAGTCTTCCAGAAATTTATAAAAACAGTGCTGTTTATATAAACCCTTATGATTCAAATTGTAATCTGGAAAATCTGCTTACAAATCTTCCATCAGATTATAACTATAAGGTTGCAGAAGTGTTAAATAATTATACTTATGACAAAGCTGCACAAAAACTGTATAATATTTTACAGAATAATCTTCAGGAGTTTTAG
- a CDS encoding nucleotide sugar dehydrogenase, which yields MKIAVAGTGYVGLSNAILLAQNNEVTAVDIIQEKVNLINNKKSPIIDKEIEEYLETKDLNLNATTDGASAYKDADFIIISTPTNYNPDKNYFDTSSIDTVMDIIKECGSTATVVIKSTVPVGYTEKLREDTGYLNMIFSPEFLREGHALYDNLYPSRIVTSYPKDDEKLKDKAIQFAELLKQGALKPADEIPVLHPHCTEAEAIKLFANTYLALRVAYFNELDTYAVVRGLNTKQIIQGICLDPRIGDFYNNPSFGYGGYCLPKDTKQLLANYNNVPQNLIRAIVESNVTRKDFIADQIIAKKPETVGVYRLTMKANSDNFRQSSIQGVMKRIKAKGINVVVYEPTYKGDNFFNSEIIKDLNSFKNKCDIILANRLTDELNDVKDKVYTRDLYSRD from the coding sequence ATGAAAATCGCAGTCGCAGGAACAGGATATGTTGGACTATCTAATGCTATACTTTTAGCTCAAAATAATGAAGTAACCGCAGTAGATATAATTCAGGAAAAAGTAAATCTAATTAATAATAAAAAATCACCAATTATTGATAAAGAAATTGAAGAATACTTAGAAACAAAAGATCTGAATTTGAATGCTACAACAGATGGTGCTTCCGCTTATAAAGATGCTGATTTTATTATTATTTCAACTCCAACAAACTATAATCCAGATAAAAATTATTTTGACACATCAAGCATTGATACTGTAATGGATATAATAAAAGAATGCGGCTCAACCGCTACAGTTGTAATCAAATCAACAGTTCCTGTTGGATATACAGAAAAATTACGTGAAGATACTGGTTACTTAAATATGATTTTTAGTCCTGAATTCTTACGAGAAGGTCATGCACTTTATGACAATCTTTATCCAAGCAGAATTGTGACAAGTTATCCAAAGGATGATGAAAAATTAAAAGACAAAGCAATTCAATTTGCTGAACTTCTTAAACAGGGAGCTTTAAAACCTGCTGATGAAATTCCTGTTCTTCACCCTCATTGTACTGAAGCTGAAGCGATAAAGCTTTTTGCAAATACTTATCTTGCTTTACGAGTTGCCTATTTTAATGAACTGGATACTTATGCTGTAGTTCGCGGTTTGAATACAAAACAGATAATTCAAGGTATATGTCTGGATCCAAGAATTGGAGACTTCTATAATAACCCAAGTTTTGGATATGGCGGTTATTGTCTTCCAAAGGATACAAAACAGTTGCTTGCTAATTATAATAATGTACCTCAGAATCTTATCCGTGCTATTGTTGAATCTAACGTTACCCGCAAAGATTTTATTGCTGACCAGATTATTGCAAAAAAACCTGAAACAGTTGGTGTATACCGTCTTACAATGAAAGCAAACAGTGACAACTTCCGTCAGAGTTCAATCCAGGGTGTTATGAAACGAATCAAAGCAAAAGGAATAAATGTCGTTGTTTATGAACCAACTTATAAAGGAGATAATTTCTTTAATTCAGAAATTATTAAAGATTTAAATTCTTTTAAAAACAAATGCGATATAATTCTTGCTAATCGACTTACAGATGAACTTAATGATGTAAAAGACAAAGTTTATACAAGAGATTTATATAGTAGAGACTAA
- a CDS encoding glycosyltransferase: protein MKFVYVLTSTPKDLYYEQCLMSVWSLRQKMPNADIIVLVDDKTASSFTLEYKRTELKSVASLIKTIDFDNSVTNIERSRLIKTSIPDYVEGSFLYIDCDTIICDDLSSIKNESFETAGVLDGHCMLEDHIHKNYFLKRDKKLGFKGTQQSECNINGGIILAKEGEQTKQLFKTWNEVWKYSAYKKHDFHDQSALNEANYRTGLKMGHLNGIWNCQPSHGGLAYLKDAKIIHYYSSEFSGKNYIPYYKLADKNLQNRIKESGAIPEDIQKMILEPKFQFNNVHLINDKRIVSIMQSPLTFTLADIKEKLPGLFTFMEVQASFLRTLGKKLKK from the coding sequence ATGAAATTTGTTTATGTACTGACTTCAACACCTAAAGATTTGTATTATGAGCAATGTCTTATGTCGGTATGGTCACTTAGACAAAAAATGCCAAATGCCGATATAATTGTTCTTGTTGATGACAAAACAGCATCTTCTTTTACTCTTGAATATAAACGTACAGAACTTAAATCAGTTGCAAGTTTAATCAAAACAATTGACTTTGATAATTCAGTTACCAATATAGAACGTAGTCGTTTGATTAAAACTTCTATTCCTGATTATGTTGAAGGTTCTTTTTTATACATTGATTGCGATACTATAATTTGTGATGATTTATCTTCAATTAAAAATGAATCTTTTGAAACGGCCGGGGTTCTTGATGGACACTGTATGTTAGAAGATCATATTCATAAAAATTATTTTTTAAAACGAGATAAAAAACTTGGCTTTAAGGGAACACAGCAATCTGAGTGCAATATAAATGGTGGAATTATTCTTGCTAAAGAAGGTGAACAGACAAAACAATTGTTTAAAACATGGAATGAAGTATGGAAATATTCTGCATATAAAAAGCATGATTTTCATGACCAAAGTGCATTAAATGAAGCTAATTATCGTACTGGTCTGAAAATGGGGCATCTAAACGGTATATGGAATTGTCAACCGAGTCACGGAGGTTTAGCATATCTAAAGGATGCAAAAATTATTCATTATTATTCCAGTGAATTTAGTGGTAAAAATTATATTCCATATTATAAACTTGCTGATAAAAACTTACAGAATCGTATTAAAGAATCTGGAGCTATTCCAGAAGATATTCAGAAAATGATTTTGGAACCAAAGTTTCAATTTAACAATGTACATTTAATAAATGATAAAAGAATTGTAAGTATTATGCAGTCGCCTTTAACTTTTACACTTGCAGATATCAAAGAAAAATTACCAGGGCTTTTTACTTTTATGGAAGTACAAGCTTCTTTTCTACGTACTTTAGGAAAAAAACTCAAAAAATAA
- a CDS encoding GDP-mannose 4,6-dehydratase, with protein MNITLSNQTILITGAAGFIGSFLTKALMEQFSSISIIGIDSITDYYDISLKEERLNMLKNTKGKVTFLKGDIADQNFLNNVFSNYKPTIVVNLAAQAGVRYSITNPESYIHSNIIGFYNILEACRSTMQTENPVKHLIYASSSSVYGSNKKVPYSTDDKVDNPVSLYAATKKSNELFAHAYSKLYKIPSTGLRFFTVYGPMGRPDMAYFKFTNKLVKGEPIQIYNMGDMYRDFTFVDDIVKGIINVIQKIPKETEDGAPYKVYNIGNNKPSSLMNFVEILENCLIKEGIISEPGKKELLPMQPGDVYQTYADVSELEKDFDFKPSTTLEQGLSAFAKWYKTYYNR; from the coding sequence ATGAATATTACACTTTCCAACCAAACAATTTTAATCACCGGCGCTGCAGGATTCATCGGAAGTTTCCTTACTAAAGCTCTTATGGAACAATTTTCTTCTATATCAATTATTGGAATTGACTCTATAACAGACTATTATGATATTTCCTTAAAAGAAGAACGACTTAATATGCTTAAAAATACTAAAGGAAAGGTTACATTTCTTAAAGGAGATATTGCTGATCAAAACTTTCTTAATAATGTTTTTTCTAACTATAAGCCAACTATTGTTGTAAATCTTGCAGCACAAGCAGGAGTGCGTTATTCAATTACTAATCCAGAAAGTTATATTCATTCAAACATTATTGGTTTTTATAATATACTTGAAGCATGTCGTTCTACAATGCAGACAGAAAATCCTGTAAAGCATCTTATATATGCATCTTCATCCAGTGTTTATGGTTCTAATAAAAAAGTTCCATATTCAACAGATGACAAAGTAGATAATCCAGTTTCCCTTTATGCTGCTACAAAGAAGTCAAATGAATTATTTGCACATGCCTACTCTAAACTATATAAAATTCCAAGTACAGGTTTACGATTTTTTACAGTTTATGGTCCTATGGGTCGACCAGATATGGCATATTTTAAGTTTACTAATAAGCTTGTAAAAGGAGAACCTATTCAGATTTATAATATGGGCGATATGTACCGTGATTTTACTTTTGTTGACGATATTGTAAAAGGAATCATTAATGTAATTCAAAAAATACCTAAAGAAACAGAGGATGGTGCCCCTTATAAAGTTTATAATATCGGAAATAATAAACCTTCCAGCCTTATGAATTTTGTTGAAATTTTGGAAAATTGTCTGATAAAAGAAGGAATTATTTCTGAACCTGGCAAGAAAGAACTTCTTCCAATGCAACCTGGAGATGTTTATCAGACTTATGCAGATGTTTCAGAACTTGAAAAAGACTTTGATTTTAAACCATCTACAACACTTGAACAGGGACTTTCTGCATTTGCAAAATGGTATAAAACTTATTACAATAGATAA